A genome region from Gadus macrocephalus chromosome 15, ASM3116895v1 includes the following:
- the mypn gene encoding myopalladin isoform X3 codes for MQDHNGAEPPQQLLRESYLAEARAQQRHSDMSRSDSSSSRRLVYGGLKEAPDEPPGPDLSAFLSQEELDESVNLACQAIGHKPREERAAERKAPRGAARSAPTAATPSSAVPTATVCSAPSSSSFPVPPSASSSSSFTVTVPPSSSSSFTVPPSASSSSSFTVPPSSSSSFTVPPSAPSSSSFSVPPSSSSLSVSVPHSAPSPPSSSSSSFAVLPPAAPVRKEPSQLPHAAAFRADTKSESAPALAANGMSHSKPPGEAPAPDPARSARGPPGFGVENQSKKEFLNKAADFIEELSSLFKANSTKRVRPQGSGRKTHKSRAQKDPEDRDRPVEAPGPPEEAAVESRRPSPGTAPYPPEREAAQPLPPQQDGPAGGAQQTHGDPPSQQVEVEEEEEEGGGGQREEEEEEEGAAGRPAPTEPPYSEEPVCEPPCFVQKLKSREVLEGSKVQLDCTVTGLPVPEVRWFCEGKELENSPDIQILTLAGRHSLVIAEAFEEDTGRYSCFASNYYGTDSTSAEIYVEGASSTDSEGEPPAEHVPRQVQKAQTHPATPSPQAADVGADDSDASSQTTIVSITPTSAAAAAAAAASTPTAEEDQPYQHPPVGTLREESRVQPEAPPPAPECSSTTATPSLYGEPSEAPVAPPPCAPAPPPSEPPEEPVPEPLPGAGPQPLGLVEVTPAEAYGHGAPSQTLTVENQNSTQLSHQEQDVRPIMAAPVFTKSLQEVSALEGQLVVLECRMKGVPSPRVEWYREGTVIEDSPDFRILQKKPRSHTESEEICTLVIAEVFPEDSGMFTCTASNKYATVSSLGRLRVKGNVRGGGGGDASTLSGAAMESGQVRESFLHEVSAAAQHRPEVTVTTSVKPRSSSVRLEPLNSSSNRIDSLSSSSIRLEPLSSSTLRLDPLSSSTLRLDPLSSSTLRLDPLSSSTLRLDPLSSSTLRLDPLSCSMSGSVSLPSLDPQALGGSSRERISYTSTPRLDPQYLTPQHLNPPGSGESAPGPLGVDHGAPFYLKPFGLTAEPEPPPYRPAPPGPAAPEGPPPKVRAPPAVVPLPDPPANSCLKSSAPTNPREPRPSAKAGLRVTFRLPEDEEDEEPCDPSGWPYEEGLAARGPPPVLTKPKLDPAQLQILHNQVLLEQQQDGDSHSHSKARPQSPPWTQSQSLSQSQSLSQSQSLSQSQSLSQSQYQPPPQIQSQTQSQPAPHTQSQYQPPPQALSQSQPQIYSQYQPPPQAQSLTQSQPLPQSQSQYQPAPYTQSLTQCQPPAQSQVQTQSQPQISSESVVWSPRLPREPTPQHFLLYTNTAVTTQSQVPVSAYAMAHTGVTTQSQVPVSAYTMAHTGVTTQSQVPVSAYTMAHTGVTTQSQVPVSAYAMAHTGVTTQSQVPVSAYAMAHTGVTTQSQVPVSAYAMAHTGVTTQSQVPVSAYAMAHTGVTTQSQVPVSAYAMAPTMPTLTSGPAATLPTAPAAQPNSVPAPATSRPSPPQLKMAPPARPQLSTPTSLYDAPAAAATPTNTIHASHLNLSLAALSKSTPPGHFSSPPPPQFHATPSDTTQGSLSSSLQEVTSPTPMLRSSYASLMNLGPAAPSSAYSRPQEFVAARLLSPVTSPSPTESPVPLLNELAAEFNSSSAASSPTLPPFSPPRVFPTRVLRSPASPLSVTSSPTLISAPYLNSVFAGRTQSPPQAASPASSSSTPSPIQNPVAFLSSVLPSLHIAKGTNSMGLPKSAPAGQLRRLPKSRTPSSEDIRASKEVILNDIERRLNANRFNDNSSPFGFQQKLKNEGKPASRSLGPNIPAHVFNYDEAYKVSNFEQRLMSEIEFRLERTPVEESDDEVHHDAVPTGRCIAPVFDKKLKNFRAMEGVPVTLSCKLVGIPIPKVYWFKDGKQILRKNVHYKKIREGDGTCALHIDCTTNDDDGNYTVMAANPQGRISCSGHLIVQTGASRNRMTPIHSQRVKTRIQEVEDGEPSQERFFQPHFLQAPGDMVAHEGRLCRLDCKVSGLPNPELMWLVNGKPIYPDIFHRMLVRENGVHSLVIDPVVQNHAGVYTCIASNKAGQSSFCLDLKVLEKEVKHPPHFVEKLQNCGIPEGNPARLECRVSGMPPPALFWKKDNDTIPRNKDRFSPMAPEYPHAHEDGPAHGVPLRSPHGPGAGHQVGFPFH; via the exons atGCAGGACCACAACGGCGCCGAGCCGCCGCAGCAGCTCCTGAGGGAGAGCTACCTGGCAGAGGCCCGCGCCCAGCAGCGCCACAGCGACATGAGCCGCTCCGACTCCAGCagctcccgccgcctcgtctacGGGGGGCTCAAGGAGGCCCCCGACGAGCCCCCGGGGCCCGACCTGTCGGCCTTCCTcagccaggaggagctggacgagAGCGTCAACCTGGCGTGCCAGGCCATCGGACACAAGCCCCGCGAGGAGAGGGCGGCGGAGAGGAAGGCCCCTCGAGGCGCGGCCCGTTCTGCGCCGACCGCGGCGACGCCTTCCTCGGCCGTCCCCACGGCGACCGTCTGCTCAGCGCCTTCGTCGTCTTCCTtccccgtccctccctctgcctcttcgTCTTCGTCCTTCACTGTCAcagtccctccctcctcatcatcGTCCTTCACCGTCCCtccctctgcatcttcatcctcctccttcacggtccctccttcctcatcctcctccttcacggtccctccttctgctccttcatcctcctccttcagcgtccctccttcctcctcatccctctctgtctccgtccctcactctgcaccctcccccccctcctcctcctcctcctcctttgctGTCCTCCCCCCGGCGGCCCCCGTGAGGAAGGAGCCCTCCCAGCTCCCACACGCGGCGGCGTTCAGAGCGGACACTAAGTCGGAGAGCGCTCCGGCTCTGGCAGCCAACGGCATGAGCCACAGCAAGCCGCCGGGCGAGGCCCCCGCCCCCGACCCCGCCCGCTCGGCCAGGGGCCCCCCGGGCTTCGGCGTGGAGAACCAGTCCAAGAAGGAGTTCCTGAACAAGGCGGCGGACTTCATCGAGGAGCTGTCCTCCCTGTTCAAGGCCAACAGCACCAAGAGGGTCCGGCCCCAAGGGTCCGGCCGCAAGACGCACAAGAGCCGCGCTCAGAAGGACCCCGAGGACCGGGACCGCCCGGTCgaggcccccggccccccggaggAGGCGGCCGTGGAGAGCCGCCGGCCGAGCCCGGGGACCGCCCCCTACCCGCCGGAGCGGGAGGCTGCCCAACCTCTGCCCCCCCAGCAGGACGGCCCAGCGGGCGGGGCGCAGCAGACCCACGGTGACCCTCCCTcccagcaggtggaggtggaggaggaggaggaggagggggggggggggcagcgagaggaggaggaggaggaggagggggcagcgGGGAGACCTGCCCCGACGGAGCCCCCATACTCAGAGGAGCCCGTCTGCGAGCCTCCCTGCTTCGTCCAGAAGCTGAAGAGCCGGGAGGTTCTGGAGGGCAGCAAGGTCCAGCTGGATTGCACCGTGACAGGACTGCCCGTTCCCGAGGTCCG gtggttcTGCGAGGGCAAGGAGCTGGAGAACAGCCCGGACATCCAGATTTTGACCCTCGCCGGGCGCCACTCCCTCGTCATCGCCGAGGCCTTCGAGGAAGACACCGGCCGCTACTCCTGCTTCGCCTCCAACTACTACGGCACCGACTCCACGTCGGCAGAGATCTACGTGGAGG GCGCCTCGTCCACGGACTCGGAGGGAGAGCCGCCCGCTGAACACGTGCCCCG TCAAGTACAGAAAGCACAAACGCATCCAGCCACGCCGTCCCCCCAGGCAGCCGACGTTGGAGCCGATGACTCAGACGCCTCAAGTCAAACCACCATCGtctccatcacccccacctccgccgccgccgccgccgccgccgccgcctccacccCCACAGCAGAGGAGGATCAGCCCTATCAGCACCCCCCCGTCGGGACGCTGAGAGAGGAGTCCCGCGTCCAGCCCGAAGCTCCTCCTCCGGCCCCGGAGTGCTCCTCCACCACAGCCACACCGTCTCTGTACGGGGAGCCCTCCGAGGCCCCCGTCGCCCCCCCGCCGtgtgcccccgcccccccgccatcAGAGCCCCCGGAGGAGCCGGTTCCTGAACCCCTCCCCGGGGCGGGTCCTCAGCCgctgggtctggtggaggtGACCCCGGCGGAGGCCTACGGTCACGGGGCTCCGTCACAGACTCTCACCGTGGAG AATCAGAACTCCACCCAGCTGTCCCATCAGGAGCAGGACGTACGGCCCATCATGGCTGCTCCCGTGTTCACCAAG AGCCTCCAGGAGGTCAGTGCCCTGGAAGGCCAGCTGGTGGTGCTAGAGTGCCGTATGAAGGGCGTGCCCTCCCCCAGGGTGGAGTGGTACAGAGAGGGAACAGTCATAGAGGACTCCCCTGATTTCAGGATACTCCAGAAAA AACCCAGATCCCACACTGAATCAG AGGAGATCTGCACGCTGGTCATCGCCGAGGTGTTCCCCGAGGACTCCGGGATGTTCACCTGCACGGCGAGCAACAAGTACGCCACGGTGTCGAGTCTCGGGCGGCTGCGGGTCAAAG GCAACGTccgcggcggtggcggtggcgatGCGAGCACTCTGAGCGGCGCAGCGATGGAGTCCGGCCAAGTCCGGGAATCTTTCCTCCACGAGGTCTCGGCTGCCGCCCAGCACCGCCCCGAGGTGACCGTGACCACCAGTGTCAAGCCCCGCTCCAGCTCCGTCCGCCTGGAACCACTGAACTCCAGCTCCAACCGCATTGATTCACTCAGCTCCAGCTCCATCCGCCTCGAACCGCTCAGCTCCAGCACCCTCCGTCTGGACCCCCTCAGCTCCAGCACCCTCCGTCTGGACCCCCTCAGCTCCAGCACCCTCCGTCTGGACCCCCTCAGCTCCAGCACCCTCCGTCTGGACCCCCTCAGCTCCAGCACCCTCCGTCTGGACCCCCTCAGCTGCAGCATGAGCGGCAGCGTCAGCCTCCCCAGCCTCGACCCGCAGGCCTTGGGCGGCAGCTCCCGCGAGAGGATCAGCTACACCAGCACCCCTCGCCTGGACCCCCAGTACCTGACCCCCCAGCACCTGAACCCCCCGGGCTCCGGGGAATCGGCCCCCGGGCCCCTCGGCGTCGACCACGGCGCCCCGTTCTACCTGAAGCCCTTCGGCCTCACGGCGGAGCCGGAGCCGCCCCCGTACCGGCCCGCCCCGCCCGGCCCGGCCGCCCCCGAGGGCCCGCCCCCTAAGGTCAGGGCGCCCCCCGCCGTGGTGCCGCTCCCCGACCCCCCGGCCAACTCGTGTCTGAAGTCGAGCGCTCCGACGAACCCCAGGGAGCCGCGGCCGAGCGCCAAGGCCGGCCTCCGCGTCACCTTCCGGCTgccggaggacgaggaggacgaggagccgtGTGACCCGTCCGGCTGGCCGTACGAGGAAGGGCTGGCGGCCAGGGGACCGCCGCCCGTGCTGACCAAACCCAAGCT GGACCCAGCTCAGCTCCAGATCTTACACAACCAGGTTCTCCTCGAGCAGCAGCAAGATGGGGACTCACACTCGCACAGCAAAGCCCGACCCCAGTCTCCACCCTGGACCCAATCCCAGTCCCTGAGCCAATCCCAGTCCCTGAGCCAATCCCAGTCCCTGAGCCAATCCCAGTCCCTGAGCCAATCCCAGTACCAGCCACCACCACAAATTCAGTCCCAGACACAATCGCAGCCAGCGCCTCACACCCAGTCCCAATACCAGCCACCTCCTCAAGCcctgagccaatcacagcctcaGATCTACTCCCAATACCAGCCACCCCCTCAAGCCCAGTCCCTGACCCAATCCCAGCCATTACCACAAAGCCAGTCCCAGTATCAGCCAGCACCTTACACCCAGTCTCTAACCCAATGCCAGCCACCAGCTCAGAGCCAGGTCCAGACCCAATCGCAGCCTCAGATCTCATCAGAGTCTGTGGTTTGGTCTCCCAGGTTGCCTCGGGAACCAACTCCGCAGCACTTCCTGCTGTACACCAACACCGCTGTAACCACGCAGTCCCAGGTCCCCGTGTCAGCCTACGCCATGGCTCACACCGGTGTAACCACGCAGTCCCAGGTCCCTGTGTCAGCCTACACCATGGCTCACACCGGTGTAACCACGCAGTCCCAGGTCCCCGTGTCAGCCTACACCATGGCTCACACCGGTGTAACCACGCAGTCCCAGGTCCCCGTGTCAGCCTACGCCATGGCTCACACCGGTGTAACCACGCAGTCCCAGGTCCCCGTGTCAGCCTACGCCATGGCTCACACCGGTGTAACCACACAGTCCCAGGTCCCTGTGTCAGCCTACGCCATGGCTCACACCGGTGTAACCACGCAGTCCCAGGTCCCTGTGTCAGCCTACGCCATGGCTCACACCGGTGTAACCACGCAGTCCCAGGTCCCCGTGTCAGCCTACGCCATGGCTCCTACAATGCCAACGCTGACCTCCGGTCCGGCGGCGACTCTTCCCACCGCCCCAGCAGCCCAGCCGAACAGCGTTCCCGCTCCCGCCACCAGCCGCCCCTCCCCTCCGCAGCTTAAGATGGCTCCGCCTGCGAGGCCCCAGCTGTCGACGCCGACGTCCCTGTACGACGCCCCTGCCGCGGCCGCCACTCCAACGAACACCATCCACGCCTCCCACCTCAACCTGTCCCTCGCCGCCCTCTCCAAGTCCACGCCCCCCGGCCACTTcagctctccccccccaccccagttcCACGCCACCCCCTCGGACACCACCCAGGgcagcctctcctcctccctgcaggaggtcacctcccccacccccatgcTGAGGAGCAGCTACGCCTCCCTCATGAACCTGGGCCCCGCCGCGCCGAGCTCCGCCTACTCCCGGCCCCAGGAGTTCGTGGCGGCCCGGCTGCTGTCGCCGGTGACGAGCCCGTCCCCGACCGAGTCCCCGGTGCCGCTGCTCAACGAGCTGGCGGCCGAGTTCAACTCGTCGTCGGCGGCCAGCTCCCCGACCCTGCCGCCGTTCTCCCCGCCGCGCGTCTTCCCCACGCGGGTGCTCCGGTCGCCCGCCAGCCCCCTGTCCGTGACGTCCTCGCCGACGCTGATCTCCGCCCCGTACCTCAACTCGGTGTTCGCGGGGCGGACGCAGTCGCCGCCGCAGGCTGCCTCCCcggcctccagcagctccacgcCCAGCCCCATCCAGAACCCCGTGGCCTTCCTCAGCTCCGTCCTGCCCTCGCTGCACATCGCCAAGGGAACCAACTCCATGGGGCTGCCCAAGAGCGCCCCGGCAGG GCAGTTGAGGAGGCTACCCAAATCGCGGACGCCATCCTCTGAAGATATCAGAGCCAGCAAAGAGGTGATCCTCAACGACATCGAAAGGAGGCTCAACGCCAATCGCTTCAACGATAATTCTTCACCTTTTGGATTTCAACAG AAGCTGAAAAATGAGGGGAAACCAGCCAGCCGATCCCTTGGACCAAACATTCCTGCCCATGTCTTTAACTATGATGAG GCGTACAAAGTGTCCAACTTCGAGCAGCGGCTGATGAGCGAGATCGAGTTCCGGCTGGAGCGCACGCCGGTGGAGGAGTCGGACGACGAGGTTCACCACGACGCCGTCCCTACGGGCCGCTGCATCGCCCCCGTCTTCGACAAGAAGCTCAAGAACTTCCGGGCCATGGAGGGGGTGCCCGTCACGCTCTCCTGCAAGCTGGTGGGGATCCCCATTCCCAAG GTGTACTGGTTCAAAGACGGAAAGCAGATCTTGCGAAAGAACGTTCACTATAAGAAGATACGAGAGGGCGACGGAACCTGTGCCTTGCACATCGACTGCACCACCAACGACGACGATGGGAACTACACCGTCATGGCGGCTAATCCCCAG GGTAGGATCAGCTGCTCGGGCCATTTGATCGTCCAGACGGGTGCTTCCCGGAACAGGATGACACCCATTCACTCTCAGAG GGTGAAGACCCGCATACAGGAAGTAGAGGACGGCGAGCCGAGCCAGGAACGCTTCTTTCAGCCTCACTTCCTGCAGGCTCCGGGGGACATGGTAGCCCACGAGGGGAGACTGTGCCGACTCGACTGTAAG GTGAGCGGCCTGCCCAACCCGGAGCTGATGTGGTTGGTCAACGGGAAGCCGATCTACCCGGACATATTTCACAGGATGTTGGTGCGGGAGAACGGCGTCCACTCGCTGGTCATCGACCCCGTGGTGCAGAACCATGCCGGTGTCTACACCTGCATCGCAAGCAACAAAGCCGGCCAGAGCTCCTTCTGCCTAGACCTGAAGGTGTTAG AGAAGGAGGTGAAGCACCCTCCGCACTTTGTGGAGAAGCTGCAGAACTGCGGGATCCCGGAGGGAAACCCGGCTAGGCTGGAGTGCCGCGTGTCGGGAATGCCTCCTCCGGCGCTGTTCTGGAAGAAGGACAATGACACGATCCCTAGAAATAAGGACAGATTCAG CCCAATGGCACCAGAGTATCCCCACGCCCATGAAGACGGCCCCGCGCACGGGGTCCCGCTACGCAGCCCTCACGGGCCAGGGGCTGGACATCAAGTCGGCTTTCCCTTCCACTGA